A single genomic interval of Corylus avellana chromosome ca10, CavTom2PMs-1.0 harbors:
- the LOC132163285 gene encoding borneol dehydrogenase, mitochondrial-like, producing the protein MGSFSLLSAAARRLEGKVALITGGASGIGEATTKLFSKHGAKVVIADIQDELGHSVCKDLPPQSTSFVHCDVTKETDVENAVNLAVSKFGKLDIMFNNAGIAGVAKTDILEITKPEFEQVIGVNLVGVFLGTKHAARAMIPARQGSIISTASVCSVIGGSASHGYTSSKHGVVGLMKNTAVELGRFGIRVNCVSPYAVATPLAKDFFKLDDDEVHSIYSNLKGRVLKAEDVAEAALYLGSDESKYVSGHNLLVDGGFSIVNPGFFMYA; encoded by the exons ATGGGAAGTTTCTCATTACTCTCAGCTGCTGCAAGAAG GCTAGAAGGAAAAGTGGCACTAATCACCGGTGGGGCAAGTGGCATCGGCGAGGCCACAACAAAACTCTTCTCTAAGCATGGGGCTAAAGTTGTAATTGCAGACATCCAAGATGAATTGGGTCACTCTGTATGCAAAGATCTACCTCCTCAATCCACTTCATTCGTCCATTGTGATGTCACCAAGGAAACAGACGTGGAAAATGCTGTAAACCTTGCCGTTTCCAAGTTTGGAAAACTAGACATAATGTTCAACAACGCTGGCATCGCTGGAGTAGCCAAAACCGACATCCTCGAAATAACCAAGCCTGAATTTGAGCAGGTCATTGGTGTAAACCTTGTAGGTGTCTTCCTTGGCACCAAACATGCTGCCCGTGCGATGATCCCCGCTCGCCAGGGCAGTATCATTTCAACCGCTAGCGTGTGCTCCGTTATAGGAG gTTCTGCATCGCATGGCTACACGAGCTCGAAGCATGGTGTGGTGGGATTGATGAAAAACACCGCTGTGGAGCTCGGGCGGTTTGGCATTCGTGTTAATTGCGTGTCACCGTATGCGGTGGCCACCCCGCTAGCAAAAGATTTCTTCAAACTTGACGATGATGAAGTTCATAGTATTTATTCCAACCTTAAAGGTCGGGTTCTCAAGGCAGAGGATGTGGCTGAAGCTGCCCTTTATCTTGGAAGTGATGAGTCGAAGTACGTGAGTGGACATAATCTTTTGGTAGATGGAGGCTTTTCCATTGTAAATCCAGGCTTTTTTATGTATGCTTAA